Genomic window (Leptospira bouyouniensis):
ATTTACCAGAAGTGAGAACAAGTTTTCGAGTAACTGCTGCTAATCGAACATTACTGTCGGGCCTACCTGGCAAAGATAAAAGCTCAACGATTCCAAGTGCACAAGGACAAAGTTTTACTTTTGTCACAAAGGATCACATCCAAATCAAAATTGAAGTCAGCAATTTTCATCACAAGGAAGGTGGGCTACCGAACGTTCCCATTTTTGGAACAGCAGAAACTGTTCAAAACTATATTTTGGCAGAAAGTACGGTAGACATAGCCCTTACAGGTGCCTTGTTTATGTTTGGTTTGTATCATTTTATTTTGTTTTTCTATCGTAACAAACAAAGAGAAGCATTCTATTTTGGATTCTTTTGTTTGGTATTTGCGATACGTTTACCATTTATAGGAAGTAAAACCATCTATGCAATGTTTCCCAATATCCCTTGGGAACTTGTGATTTATGTAGAATATGCTTCCGTTTTTGTTTTGGGAATTTTGTTTTTGTGGTTTGTTGATGGTCTGTTTCCTCGTTTCATCGAAACCAAAATCATTCGATACTTTAGTGCCTTTGTTCAATTCATTCTAGCATATGGACTTATCATCAAACCTGAATTTTATACTGAGTTTGAAGTTGTATTCCAAGTATTGGGAATAGTATTCGCAGTATTTTTAGGAATACGTTTGTACCAGATGGTGGTGAAGGGATTACCTGATTCACATATATTCTTTTTGGGATATCTGATATTGTTTTTTGGATTTGCGTATGATGTATTCCTTGCGTATGCAGGTGAAGGTGAATCATCCTTATCCCAAATTGCTGTGTTTTTGTTCTTTGGTGTACAATCCACAATAGTTACACTACGTACGGAAAGGACCTTCCGAAAAAAAGTACTTTTGAAAGAAGAGTTCGAATCGATCAACGAACAATTCATCCTTACAAATAGATTCTTCGCAAAATTCATTCCAAGAGATTTTTTAACCCATTTAGGAAAAGAAAGTATCGAGGAAGTGAAGTTAGGTGACAGTAGTGAAAGGGAAATGACCGTTTTGTTTGCGGACATTTGGGAATATTGGGATATCATTTACTCCATTCCTCTCGAAAATCGAATTTTGTTTACCAACTCCTATTTAGGTAGAATCGGACCTTGTGTAAGAAAAAACAATGGTTTCATTGATAAATACATCGGTAGTGCTGTGATGGCACTCTTCGATGGTGGAATCCAAAATTCGATCAAAGCTGCCGAAGACATTCAGTGGGAATTGGAAAAATACAATGAGAGGCGAAGGGGATTTGGTTATTTGCCATTACATGCAGGCATTGGAATCCATTCAGGCGATACTATGCTTGGGATTTTAGGGGAAGAAGAAAGATTAGAGTCCACAGTTATTTCCGATACAGTGAATTTAGCCAGTCGTATCCAAGGATTAACAAAAAAATATAATGCAAGAATTCTTGTGAGTTTAACCTCACTCATGTTACATGAAGATTTGGATACAATTCCCTATCGAATTTTAGATTTTGTTCGAGTCAAAGGCAAACAAGAAACTGTGATGATTGCTGAAGTTTTAATTCCAGGAATTGACTCTATTTCCGATCAGAAAATTGCTTACAGAGAACAATTTGAAGCGGCCATATTTGATTATGAGAGAGCAGATTTTGTTTCAGCTTTAAATGGATTTCGAGAAGTACATACAAACAATCCGGAAGACATAGCCGCTCAAATTTATATCGAAAGGTGTGAATATTACCAAACAGCTGGAGTTGGACAAGATTGGGATGGGGTTTCTGCATGGGAAAAATAAAACCACTCCAATCATTTCTTTTGATTGTAATTTCTATTTTATTTTTTGGTAATTCTTGTGATTTTAAGAAAGCGAAGGATGCAGAAAAAGGATATTTTGAAATTCCAGATTCCTATATTCAAAAACATAAAAAAATATCATTAAATGGAGAGTGGGAATACTATTGGAACGAATTGTATGGAGAGTCTTTATTTCAAAAAATAGAAGAGAATAAACGAGCCTATGTTAAGGTTCCATCTTCATGGAACTCCAGTCGACCTGAAGGTGAGGGAGGGGATGGGTATGCTAGCTTTCGTTTGGTAGTGAAAGTTCCAGATCCTAACATTCGTTATTATTTAAGAGTACAACCTGCAACAAGCGCTTATGAGTTGTACATCAATCGCCAAAAAATTGCTTATTCAGGTGTTGTTGGTACAGACGAACTGTCTGCAAAACCAAAATACCAAATCCAGTATGTATCTTTTCAACCAGAATCTTATGAGCAAGAAATCATATATGTTGTGAGTAATTTTCACCATGCTCGAGGTGGATATCGCAAACCCATTGAAATGGGTACCAAAGAAGTCATCCAAAATGAATCATTAATGTATTCCGCTGGTGAAGTTTTTGTTTTTGGTGCGATGCTTACAATGGCACTTTACCAACTCACTGTGTTTTTCTTTCGTCGTCAGGAGAAAAGTTCGTTATTCTTTGCTTTTTTTTGTTTATTCACAGGAATAAGATTAGTTGTCTTAGATAATTTTTATATTATCTATGCTTTTCCAGATTTTTCTTGGAATTGGATGCAAGTATTGGATTATACTTCTGCTCCACTTCTTGTTTGTTTTTTCTTAAGTTATTTAAGAAGTTTATTCCCTGGTAAATCAGAAGTGCCGGATTGGATGTTAAAATTTTGTTGGAGTTTTAGCATTGTATATGTTTTGTTTGTGATACTCACCGATCCAAAACTCTTTACTACAACGAATATTATCTCACAAGTTTTTATTTTATTTTTTAGTGTTTGTTCCTTTTACGTAATTCTCAGGATATACCGTCAGAGAAAACGTGATAGTAGTTTGGTTTTTTACGGATCTCTCATATTGATGTTAGGATCAACTCACGATTTGATGGCTGGTAATTATTGGTTCCAAGCACAACCTCTAATGCCTTTTTCATTGTTTGTATTTTTTCTGTTCCAAAGTATTTTACTCGCAAGAAGGAATGCTCGTTTTTATTCCTCAATGGACACTTTGACGACTGAACTCATTGAAGTGAACAATCGACTTGAATCATCTAACCAAGTTTACTCAAAATTCGTTCCTTTGCGACTCATCCAATTGTTTTCTAAAAAAGATGAATCAAAGGTAAAACGCGGTGACTTCATTGTTAAACATATGTCTGTTTTATCTTCTGATATTCGCGATTTTACTGCGATATCAGAAACACTGAGTCCTGAAGAAACTTTTTTATTTTTGAACGATTATCTCAGACAAGTTGGTCCTATCATTCGCTCTCACAATGGTTTTATTGAAAAATATGTTGGAGACGCCATCTTTGCTTTGTTTGAGAAGCAACCAGAGGATGCCCTCTCTGCCGCAATACAAATGCACAAAACTATCGATAAGTGGAATAAGGCTAAGCATAACCATCGTGTTGGTGAAATTCAAATTGGTGTTGGAATTCATTTTGGCGAATTGATGTTAGGAATTGTTGGAGAAGAACAACGAATTGAATCGGCTGTATTATCTGATTCCATGGGTGTCGCCAATTCCTTGGAATCAATGACCAAAAAATATGGGGCTAAGATTATTTTAAGTTTGGATGCACTTTTGGAATTGAAAGAACCAGATTCTTATCCGCATCGATTATTGGATTTTATAAAAATACCAGCCAAACAGAAGTTAATTGGTATTGCTCAAGTTTTGGTAGAAGGTGTGGAAGAATCCTTTTCCTTAAAAATCCAAACCAAAGAACAATTTGAGGAAAGTGTCAATTTGTTTTGGGATGGAGACTTTGGTGCTGCGGAACTTGGATTTTCTAAGGTACTAGAGAGGGATCCATCCGACAAAGCCGCTCTACTTTATTTGGAACGAGCCAAACTTTACGTGCAAAATGGCCCTCCCCCAGGGTTCGGGAAGGGTTTTTTGGCATAAAAAAGACATAGAATCGCCTAGAATCTCGAAAAAGTTCTTGAATTCCCTCTCTAACTGAACGAGAGTCAGTAATACGGAGATTCCCATGACCCAAGCTACTCTTTCTTCGGCAAATGTTAGTAACACAGCCGTCATCCAAACCAAAAGTTTTACTCCCAAAGACATCGATAGAATTTTTAAAGCACAAAAGAAAAAAGCTCTCGAACTTCGTTTGACGAATTTCAAAACACGAATTCAAAAACTAAAGAAACTAAAAGACGTTGTTTTAAAATACCAAACAGAAATACAAAAAGCTCTCCATTCTGATTTTAAAAAATCTGCAGGGGAAGTGGATATCACAGAAATTTTACCTACAATTGCTGAAATCAACGATGCAATTCGACACATCAAACATTGGATGCGCCCAAAGAATGTGATGACACCTCCGACACTTCTTGGTGCCACAAGTAGAATTGTGTACGAACCAAAGGGTGTTTGTCTCATCATTGCTCCTTGGAACTACCCATTCCATTTAGCCATTGCACCTCTTGCTGCAGCGATTGCTGCTGGAAACACAGTGATGTTAAAACCATCAGAATTTACACCTAATACAGCGAATGTAATCAATTCAATGTTAGGTGAGATTTTTTCAGAAGAGGAAGTTGCAGTTTTTGAAGGGGATGTTAGCGTTGCGACTGCTCTTCTAGAGATTCCCTTTGATCACATTTTTTTCACAGGTTCCACTCCTGTTGGTAAAATTGTAATGGCTGCAGCCGCAAAAAACCTTACGAGCGTTACCCTTGAGTTAGGTGGAAAATCTCCTTCAATAATTGCTGAAGATGCAGATCTAAAAGTAGCGGCTGAAAGAATTATGTGGGGAAAGTTTTTAAATGCTGGGCAAACTTGTGTAGCACCTGATTACCTACTCATTCCGGAATCGAAAGTAGAAGAGTTTGTAAAACACGCAAAAGATACAACGGAAAGTTTCTTTAAATCAAAACCTGAGAATTTTGCGGCTAGTACAGATTTTTGCCGGATTGTGAATGCAAAAAACTTTTCGAGAGTTTCTTCCTATATTGATGATGCTGTGAAAAAAGGAGCAAAAATTGCTTATGGTGGTGAGGTAAGAAGTTCTGATAACTTTATTGCACCAACTATCCTAAATCACGTTCCTCTTGATTCAAAAATCATGGAAGATGAAATTTTTGGACCATTGCTCCCTATTGTCACCTATAAATCGTTAGATGATGCAATACATATCATCAATGAAAGACCAAAACCATTGGCATTGTACATATTTACTAAAAAAAGGAGCACTTCTAAATATGTACTTCGAAGAACAAGTTCAGGTGGTGCAGTGATTAACGATGTGATTTTACACCTTGTGAATCCAAATTTACCATTTGGTGGAGTAAACCATTCTGGGCATGGTAGTTATCATGGAATTTTTGGATTTAAAACTTTTTCTCATGAAAGATCTGTTTTACAAACACCAAAAGCATCCATTGCAAAATTGATGTATCCACCTTACTCTGGTTTTGTGAGATTGATGGTTAAATTAACAACTAAATTTTTTGTTTAATAACGATTAAACTCCTTCAAAATCCAATCACTCCCGGGGAACTCTCGGGGGTGACTTCCTAAAAATCACTACAATACTAAATTAAAAACTCTTTGGTAAAAAGATATTTTGTTTGATTCTAATTCACTGATAAATATCAACCTGGGTTTTTCCTCAATTGGTGTGACAATACCGGTGAGCCTTTTTTTGTGGAATCATGCAAAAGGATTCTTCCGCACATTTAGATTCTCTTCGAATCACATGGTTAAGTGAACCATTTCACCTTGGAATTCCCATCATTGACCTCCAACATGTGTGGCTTGTTCATATCATATTGGAATTAGAAGAGGAGATAGTAGATGCAGAAAAAAATGATACAGATGTGGAAGT
Coding sequences:
- a CDS encoding adenylate/guanylate cyclase domain-containing protein, with product MTLQNRITLCLVFLTMSCQLVSPSQEITSGTLDLRLFPWKTGKAITLHGEWKFYPNELGEIAPDANYTFLPVPALWNEVPLRSGLIDGKGYGTYVLDILLPSDLQIYSLYLPEVRTSFRVTAANRTLLSGLPGKDKSSTIPSAQGQSFTFVTKDHIQIKIEVSNFHHKEGGLPNVPIFGTAETVQNYILAESTVDIALTGALFMFGLYHFILFFYRNKQREAFYFGFFCLVFAIRLPFIGSKTIYAMFPNIPWELVIYVEYASVFVLGILFLWFVDGLFPRFIETKIIRYFSAFVQFILAYGLIIKPEFYTEFEVVFQVLGIVFAVFLGIRLYQMVVKGLPDSHIFFLGYLILFFGFAYDVFLAYAGEGESSLSQIAVFLFFGVQSTIVTLRTERTFRKKVLLKEEFESINEQFILTNRFFAKFIPRDFLTHLGKESIEEVKLGDSSEREMTVLFADIWEYWDIIYSIPLENRILFTNSYLGRIGPCVRKNNGFIDKYIGSAVMALFDGGIQNSIKAAEDIQWELEKYNERRRGFGYLPLHAGIGIHSGDTMLGILGEEERLESTVISDTVNLASRIQGLTKKYNARILVSLTSLMLHEDLDTIPYRILDFVRVKGKQETVMIAEVLIPGIDSISDQKIAYREQFEAAIFDYERADFVSALNGFREVHTNNPEDIAAQIYIERCEYYQTAGVGQDWDGVSAWEK
- a CDS encoding aldehyde dehydrogenase family protein, with protein sequence MTQATLSSANVSNTAVIQTKSFTPKDIDRIFKAQKKKALELRLTNFKTRIQKLKKLKDVVLKYQTEIQKALHSDFKKSAGEVDITEILPTIAEINDAIRHIKHWMRPKNVMTPPTLLGATSRIVYEPKGVCLIIAPWNYPFHLAIAPLAAAIAAGNTVMLKPSEFTPNTANVINSMLGEIFSEEEVAVFEGDVSVATALLEIPFDHIFFTGSTPVGKIVMAAAAKNLTSVTLELGGKSPSIIAEDADLKVAAERIMWGKFLNAGQTCVAPDYLLIPESKVEEFVKHAKDTTESFFKSKPENFAASTDFCRIVNAKNFSRVSSYIDDAVKKGAKIAYGGEVRSSDNFIAPTILNHVPLDSKIMEDEIFGPLLPIVTYKSLDDAIHIINERPKPLALYIFTKKRSTSKYVLRRTSSGGAVINDVILHLVNPNLPFGGVNHSGHGSYHGIFGFKTFSHERSVLQTPKASIAKLMYPPYSGFVRLMVKLTTKFFV
- a CDS encoding adenylate/guanylate cyclase domain-containing protein, which gives rise to MGKIKPLQSFLLIVISILFFGNSCDFKKAKDAEKGYFEIPDSYIQKHKKISLNGEWEYYWNELYGESLFQKIEENKRAYVKVPSSWNSSRPEGEGGDGYASFRLVVKVPDPNIRYYLRVQPATSAYELYINRQKIAYSGVVGTDELSAKPKYQIQYVSFQPESYEQEIIYVVSNFHHARGGYRKPIEMGTKEVIQNESLMYSAGEVFVFGAMLTMALYQLTVFFFRRQEKSSLFFAFFCLFTGIRLVVLDNFYIIYAFPDFSWNWMQVLDYTSAPLLVCFFLSYLRSLFPGKSEVPDWMLKFCWSFSIVYVLFVILTDPKLFTTTNIISQVFILFFSVCSFYVILRIYRQRKRDSSLVFYGSLILMLGSTHDLMAGNYWFQAQPLMPFSLFVFFLFQSILLARRNARFYSSMDTLTTELIEVNNRLESSNQVYSKFVPLRLIQLFSKKDESKVKRGDFIVKHMSVLSSDIRDFTAISETLSPEETFLFLNDYLRQVGPIIRSHNGFIEKYVGDAIFALFEKQPEDALSAAIQMHKTIDKWNKAKHNHRVGEIQIGVGIHFGELMLGIVGEEQRIESAVLSDSMGVANSLESMTKKYGAKIILSLDALLELKEPDSYPHRLLDFIKIPAKQKLIGIAQVLVEGVEESFSLKIQTKEQFEESVNLFWDGDFGAAELGFSKVLERDPSDKAALLYLERAKLYVQNGPPPGFGKGFLA